One region of Spiroplasma culicicola AES-1 genomic DNA includes:
- a CDS encoding RidA family protein, giving the protein MKNKVISAKKAPIAIGPYSHAVQANNGMLFISGQLPIDPTTGEFVSKDIKEQTLQCLKNAQAILQEAGMDIENVCKTTVFLSDIAYFGEMNDVYAHFFGDIKPARSAFEVACLPKNAKVEIEMIAA; this is encoded by the coding sequence ATGAAAAATAAAGTTATTAGTGCAAAAAAAGCACCAATTGCAATTGGGCCTTATTCTCATGCAGTCCAAGCAAATAATGGTATGTTATTTATTTCTGGTCAATTGCCAATTGATCCTACAACTGGAGAATTTGTAAGTAAAGATATTAAAGAACAGACACTACAATGTCTAAAAAATGCACAAGCAATTTTGCAAGAAGCTGGTATGGATATTGAAAATGTATGTAAAACTACAGTCTTTTTATCTGATATTGCTTATTTTGGAGAAATGAATGATGTTTATGCTCATTTCTTTGGTGATATTAAACCAGCAAGAAGTGCATTTGAAGTTGCTTGCTTGCCAAAAAATGCTAAAGTTGAAATTGAAATGATAGCAGCATAA